The following coding sequences are from one Macaca mulatta isolate MMU2019108-1 chromosome 7, T2T-MMU8v2.0, whole genome shotgun sequence window:
- the RGMA gene encoding repulsive guidance molecule A isoform X1 has product MQPPRERLVVTGRAGWMGMGRGAGRSALGFWPTLAFLLCSFPAATSPCKILKCNSEFWSATSGSHAPASDDTPEFCAALRSYALCTRRTARTCRGDLAYHSAVHGIEDLMSQHNCSKDGPTSQPRLHTLPPAGDSQERSDSPEICHYEKSFHKHSATPNYTHCGLFGDPHLRTFTDRFQTCKVQGAWPLIDNNYLNVQVTNTPVLPGSAATATSKLTIIFKNFQECVDQKVYQAEMDELPAAFVDGSKNGGDKHGANSLKITEKVSGQHVEIQAKYIGTTIVVRQVGRYLTFAVRMPEEVVNAVEDWDSQGLYLCLRGCPLNQQIDFQAFHTNTEGTGARRLAAASPAPTAPETFPYETAVAKCKEKLPVEDLYYQACVFDLLTTGDVNFTLAAYYALEDVKMLHSNKDKLHLYERTRDLPGRAAAGLPLAPQPLLGALILLLALLPVFC; this is encoded by the exons CCACCTCCCCGTGCAAGATCCTCAAGTGCAACTCTGAGTTCTGGAGCGCCACGTCGGGCAGCCACGCCCCAGCCTCGGACGACACCCCCGAGTTCTGCGCAGCCTTGCGCAGCTACGCCCTGTGCACACGGCGGACGGCCCGCACCTGCCGGGGTGACCTGGCCTACCACTCGGCCGTCCATGGCATAGAGGACCTCATGAGCCAGCACAACTGCTCCAAGGATGGCCCCACCTCGCAGCCACGCCTGCACACGCTCCCACCAGCCGGAGACAGCCAGGAGCGCTCGGACAGCCCCGAGATCTGCCATTATGAGAAGAGCTTTCACAAGCATTCAGCCACCCCCAACTACACGCACTGTGGCCTCTTCGGGGACCCGCACCTCAGGACTTTCACAGACCGCTTCCAGACCTGCAAGGTGCAGGGCGCCTGGCCGCTCATCGACAATAATTACCTGAACGTGCAGGTCACCAACACACCTGTGCTGCCCGGCTCAGCGGCCACTGCCACCAGCAAG CTCACCATCATCTTCAAGAATTTCCAGGAGTGTGTGGACCAGAAGGTGTACCAGGCTGAGATGGACGAGCTCCCGGCTGCCTTCGTAGATGGCTCTAAGAACGGTGGGGACAAGCACGGGGCCAACAGCCTGAAGATCACTGAGAAGGTGTCAGGCCAGCACGTGGAGATCCAGGCCAAGTACATCGGCACCACCATCGTGGTGCGCCAGGTGGGCCGCTACCTGACCTTTGCTGTCCGCATGCCTGAGGAAGTGGTCAATGCTGTGGAGGACTGGGACAGCCAGGGCCTCTACCTCTGCCTGCGGGGCTGCCCCCTCAACCAGCAGATCGACTTCCAGGCCTTCCACACCAATACTGAGGGCACCGGCGCCCGCAGGCTGGCAGCTGCCAGCCCCGCACCCACAGCCCCTGAGACCTTCCCATATGAGACAGCCGTGGCCAAGTGCAAGGAAAAGCTGCCAGTGGAGGACCTGTACTACCAGGCCTGCGTCTTCGACCTCCTCACCACGGGCGACGTGAACTTCACACTGGCCGCCTACTACGCCTTGGAGGATGTCAAGATGCTCCACTCCAACAAAGACAAACTGCACCTGTATGAGAGGACTCGGGACCTGCCGGGCAGGGCTGCTGCGGGGctgcccctggcccctcagcCCCTCCTGGGTGCCCTCATCCTGCTCCTGGCCCTGCTCCCTGTGTTCTGCTAG
- the RGMA gene encoding repulsive guidance molecule A precursor has protein sequence MGMGRGAGRSALGFWPTLAFLLCSFPAATSPCKILKCNSEFWSATSGSHAPASDDTPEFCAALRSYALCTRRTARTCRGDLAYHSAVHGIEDLMSQHNCSKDGPTSQPRLHTLPPAGDSQERSDSPEICHYEKSFHKHSATPNYTHCGLFGDPHLRTFTDRFQTCKVQGAWPLIDNNYLNVQVTNTPVLPGSAATATSKLTIIFKNFQECVDQKVYQAEMDELPAAFVDGSKNGGDKHGANSLKITEKVSGQHVEIQAKYIGTTIVVRQVGRYLTFAVRMPEEVVNAVEDWDSQGLYLCLRGCPLNQQIDFQAFHTNTEGTGARRLAAASPAPTAPETFPYETAVAKCKEKLPVEDLYYQACVFDLLTTGDVNFTLAAYYALEDVKMLHSNKDKLHLYERTRDLPGRAAAGLPLAPQPLLGALILLLALLPVFC, from the exons CCACCTCCCCGTGCAAGATCCTCAAGTGCAACTCTGAGTTCTGGAGCGCCACGTCGGGCAGCCACGCCCCAGCCTCGGACGACACCCCCGAGTTCTGCGCAGCCTTGCGCAGCTACGCCCTGTGCACACGGCGGACGGCCCGCACCTGCCGGGGTGACCTGGCCTACCACTCGGCCGTCCATGGCATAGAGGACCTCATGAGCCAGCACAACTGCTCCAAGGATGGCCCCACCTCGCAGCCACGCCTGCACACGCTCCCACCAGCCGGAGACAGCCAGGAGCGCTCGGACAGCCCCGAGATCTGCCATTATGAGAAGAGCTTTCACAAGCATTCAGCCACCCCCAACTACACGCACTGTGGCCTCTTCGGGGACCCGCACCTCAGGACTTTCACAGACCGCTTCCAGACCTGCAAGGTGCAGGGCGCCTGGCCGCTCATCGACAATAATTACCTGAACGTGCAGGTCACCAACACACCTGTGCTGCCCGGCTCAGCGGCCACTGCCACCAGCAAG CTCACCATCATCTTCAAGAATTTCCAGGAGTGTGTGGACCAGAAGGTGTACCAGGCTGAGATGGACGAGCTCCCGGCTGCCTTCGTAGATGGCTCTAAGAACGGTGGGGACAAGCACGGGGCCAACAGCCTGAAGATCACTGAGAAGGTGTCAGGCCAGCACGTGGAGATCCAGGCCAAGTACATCGGCACCACCATCGTGGTGCGCCAGGTGGGCCGCTACCTGACCTTTGCTGTCCGCATGCCTGAGGAAGTGGTCAATGCTGTGGAGGACTGGGACAGCCAGGGCCTCTACCTCTGCCTGCGGGGCTGCCCCCTCAACCAGCAGATCGACTTCCAGGCCTTCCACACCAATACTGAGGGCACCGGCGCCCGCAGGCTGGCAGCTGCCAGCCCCGCACCCACAGCCCCTGAGACCTTCCCATATGAGACAGCCGTGGCCAAGTGCAAGGAAAAGCTGCCAGTGGAGGACCTGTACTACCAGGCCTGCGTCTTCGACCTCCTCACCACGGGCGACGTGAACTTCACACTGGCCGCCTACTACGCCTTGGAGGATGTCAAGATGCTCCACTCCAACAAAGACAAACTGCACCTGTATGAGAGGACTCGGGACCTGCCGGGCAGGGCTGCTGCGGGGctgcccctggcccctcagcCCCTCCTGGGTGCCCTCATCCTGCTCCTGGCCCTGCTCCCTGTGTTCTGCTAG